A stretch of the Epinephelus fuscoguttatus linkage group LG2, E.fuscoguttatus.final_Chr_v1 genome encodes the following:
- the LOC125899571 gene encoding secretory phospholipase A2 receptor-like — MRQYHAWIGFYRNTPDSSWTWTWSGWSSLTSYNNFDNWAQNEPHNSETCATVYYDNIKFYGHECGGYFFFFCHKHPFNPLKYTFVPKSMSWSDARRYCQSLLGDLATFTNISFVSSAVYHRDFPVWTGLHRDGGIWKWSAGVSEYRKWASDEPGNNGDCVTISSTQKKMATQDCSARFPFVCLRDNLVLVKENKTWEEALEHCRALRSPTYYHLRYELVSVQSGQDHSYIITRIMEADTEEVWAGLRFLAGHWLWVNSVSMSYSDLPVCPPEGQHCGALSKNDTGSMKIIDCAERRNFLCYSTS, encoded by the exons ATGAGGCAGTATCATGCATGGATCGGCTTTTACAGAAACACACCCGACTCCTCTTGGACTTGGACTTGGAGCGGCTGGTCATCCTTGACCTCGTACAACAACTTTGACAACTGGGCACAAAATGAGCCACACAATAGCGAAACTTGTGCTACTGTCTATTACGACAACATAAA GTTCTATGGCCACGAGTGTGGTggatattttttcttcttttgtcatAAGCACCCCTTCAACCCTTTGAAATACACTTTTGTACCAAAGTCAATGTCATGGTCTGATGCCCGGCGGTACTGCCAGAGTCTGTTAGGTGATCTGGCAACTTTCACGAACATCTCCTTTGTGAGCTCAGCTGTCTATCATCGGGACTTTCCAGTCTGGACTGGACTGCACAGAGATG GGGGAATATGGAAGTGGAGCGCCGGGGTGTCGGAGTACAGAAAGTGGGCATCAGATGAGCCAGGGAACAACGGAGACTGTGTCACCATCTCCTCTACGCAGAAAAAGATGGCTACCCAGGACTGCTCTGCCCGGTTTCCCTTTGTCTGCCTCAGGGACAACTTGGTTCTGGTGAAGGAGAACAAGACGTGGGAGGAGGCGCTGGAGCACTGCCGAGCCCTACGGTCACCCACCTATTACCACCTTCGCTACGAGCTGGTCAGCGTGCAATCTGGACAAGACCACAGCTACATCATAACCAGGATCATGGAGGCCGACACTGAGGAG GTGTGGGCAGGCCTGCGTTTCCTGGCCGGTCATTGGCTGTGGGTGAACTCTGTGAGTATGTCATACTCTGATCTGCCCGTCTGCCCCCCCGAGGGGCAGCACTGTGGAGCCTTATCCAAGAATGACACGGGCAGTATGAAGATCATAGACTGTGCTGAGAGGAGGAACTTCCTGTGCTATAGTACATCCTGA